The Pseudoalteromonas carrageenovora IAM 12662 DNA window AGAGCAACTTCAGGCTTCTGGCTACAAAGGCCAAGTTACCGCCATTGCAAACTATCCCGACCAGCAAAAAGAACTCGAAGAAATGGGTGTGCATTCTACTTATAACTTTTACCTAGAGGCTGGTAGTGGTTTTGCTGAACACGTTAAACAAGAGCTATTTAACGAATAAATCGTATTTGATAACGCTAACTAATAACAAAGAACGTAGTTCTTTGTTATTAGTTTTAAAATAAAAACCCATTCTATTTACATTCCTTTACAAGCCTACTCACCACTGCAATAAAAAACAGGTAGACTAGCCGTGTTGGTTAAATAAGAACCCATGTTAAAAATAATAACGTAATTAGACTCCAGCTAATTAACGTTTTACAAGGGTTATATTTACCAACATAAATTCTTAAGTTAGAGGGCCTACTCCCTCGCTCAATAGGCTGTTTCTTGCCCGTCACAGCCTATTTTATCTCTCTAAAATCCCTTACACTTAACTACGCATAAATATTTAAGTTATCTATATGGATCCAAAACAACTCAAAATAGCAATCAACACAATAATGCCTTTTGGAAAATATGCAGGTCGTCCTTTATTGTTACTACCCGAGCCCTATTTGGTTTGGTTTAAGCAACAAGGATTCCCCGACACAAAACTCGACAGCCA harbors:
- a CDS encoding putative quorum-sensing-regulated virulence factor — encoded protein: MDPKQLKIAINTIMPFGKYAGRPLLLLPEPYLVWFKQQGFPDTKLDSQLAMMYEVKLNGLEQMLMPLLEKK